A genomic stretch from Gemmatimonadaceae bacterium includes:
- a CDS encoding exopolysaccharide biosynthesis polyprenyl glycosylphosphotransferase, with product MAKRSSLADHHHLRLTPAPGDSFPSAYGASPLNVRTRLRERRPVSVKRHTARIATRLGVLLLGDVAAILVCELFSSLVASSGLLGEGMASQFARALDAGYGAGVNFGLAVITSLVITGNYSRHRRLNGRLRLLAASSLASAVVLWGMLASGDLIGALVIYMVTATLTWVVLLGERLFTERFLSRIWPGARGAAPAVLITDRRADSLHLEHAVIGAGGDYSLAGYVPVGRMTFDGVLGAIRDLPEIIEAHRVEAVVVCQHLTDQQIMNVREASLATGCQLLYPARAVKIAGVRPALVWHQDQPFFELGAPVLKASAVITKRVVDLVGAAVGLVLLTPVLALIAIAVKLDSPGPVFFAQDRAGLGGRRFRMLKFRTMRVGADAEKYSLSHLNHSGDSRLFKIPEDPRVTRLGALLRRWSLDELPQFWNVLRGNMSLVGPRPFFEADFATYQDHHFRRLDAKPGITGLWQVSGRSSVVDFEDVVYLDRQYIEQWTPWLDVSIMFRTLPAVVRRTGAY from the coding sequence ATGGCAAAACGGTCGTCGCTCGCGGATCACCATCACCTCCGGCTCACGCCAGCGCCGGGGGACTCGTTCCCATCCGCGTACGGCGCGTCTCCGCTCAATGTGCGGACGCGGCTGCGTGAGCGGCGCCCCGTTTCCGTCAAGCGTCACACCGCGCGTATAGCCACCCGACTCGGCGTTCTCCTGCTCGGCGACGTCGCGGCGATTCTCGTATGTGAGCTTTTCTCGTCCCTTGTTGCGTCGAGCGGGCTGCTCGGTGAGGGAATGGCCTCGCAGTTCGCCCGGGCTCTCGACGCCGGCTATGGCGCGGGAGTGAATTTCGGGCTCGCGGTCATAACGAGCCTCGTGATCACGGGCAATTACAGCAGGCATCGCCGGCTCAACGGGCGCCTTCGGCTTCTCGCCGCATCGTCCCTCGCGTCGGCCGTGGTTCTGTGGGGAATGCTGGCGTCAGGCGATCTGATTGGCGCACTCGTCATCTACATGGTGACCGCCACGCTCACGTGGGTCGTGCTGCTCGGTGAGCGGCTGTTCACGGAAAGATTCCTGAGCCGCATATGGCCGGGCGCACGCGGTGCCGCACCCGCTGTCCTCATCACGGATCGAAGAGCGGACAGCCTGCATCTCGAGCACGCCGTCATCGGCGCCGGGGGGGACTATTCGCTTGCCGGGTATGTTCCTGTTGGCCGCATGACTTTTGATGGTGTGCTCGGTGCGATCCGCGATCTGCCCGAGATAATTGAGGCGCATCGCGTCGAGGCGGTCGTGGTCTGCCAGCATCTCACCGACCAGCAGATCATGAACGTTCGCGAGGCGAGCCTCGCCACGGGCTGCCAGCTCCTCTATCCGGCGAGGGCGGTGAAGATCGCCGGCGTGCGTCCCGCGCTCGTCTGGCATCAGGACCAGCCGTTCTTCGAGCTTGGCGCCCCGGTGCTCAAGGCGTCCGCCGTGATCACCAAGCGTGTGGTGGACCTTGTGGGTGCGGCGGTCGGGCTCGTCCTGCTCACGCCCGTTCTGGCTCTCATCGCGATAGCCGTCAAGCTGGATTCGCCCGGCCCGGTGTTCTTTGCGCAGGATCGCGCCGGACTCGGCGGTCGCCGATTCCGCATGCTCAAGTTCCGCACGATGCGCGTCGGAGCTGACGCCGAGAAGTACTCGCTTTCGCACCTCAATCACTCCGGCGACTCGCGGCTGTTCAAGATCCCCGAGGATCCGCGCGTGACACGGCTCGGGGCGTTGCTCAGGCGATGGAGCCTGGATGAGCTGCCGCAGTTCTGGAACGTTCTCCGCGGCAACATGTCGCTGGTCGGCCCGCGGCCATTCTTCGAGGCGGATTTCGCGACCTACCAGGACCACCATTTCCGGCGACTCGACGCCAAGCCGGGAATTACCGGCCTATGGCAGGTCAGCGGACGCAGCTCGGTCGTGGACTTCGAGGACGTGGTTTACCTCGACCGGCAGTATATCGAGCAATGGACGCCCTGGCTCGACGTCAGCATCATGTTCCGCACTCTTCCCGCCGTCGTCCGCCGCACTGGCGCATACTGA
- a CDS encoding glycosyltransferase: MSGTTRTRRPLRIGMLGLYGMTMPKLHFTGFETGFGEIAPRLAAMGHDVVMYCRRGSFPPDMRVPEYKGVRLVYVPSPGGKNFSGLIATFFATAHALATGRYQIYFFVNVGMGHHAALCRLFGRKVVMNVNGLDWTRAKWGPVARWYFLSAAHSAVRFCNELVTDADAMREFYRERFSKETTMIAYGAYVESSVNPEVVRQFGVEPDDYYLIASRLIPENHADFIAEAFLASGSPKKLLIAGGANYDSPFHRKLRTLAGDRVILAGHIDDQAVIRELHCNCFAYLHGHSVGGTNPSLLKAMGYGNCILALDTVFNREALADGGIFFPRDAEVLAGMIRDIESDPARVEALRRMGPERIRANYTWEKIANQYDELFREVASR, from the coding sequence ATGAGCGGAACAACGCGAACCCGGCGTCCGCTCCGCATCGGAATGCTCGGGCTCTACGGCATGACGATGCCGAAGCTTCACTTTACCGGATTTGAGACCGGGTTCGGCGAGATCGCCCCGCGCCTCGCGGCGATGGGGCACGACGTCGTGATGTACTGCCGGCGCGGCTCGTTTCCGCCCGACATGCGAGTGCCCGAATACAAGGGAGTGCGCCTAGTCTACGTTCCGTCGCCGGGAGGCAAGAATTTCTCGGGGCTGATCGCGACATTCTTCGCCACGGCCCACGCACTGGCTACGGGACGCTACCAGATCTATTTCTTCGTGAACGTCGGCATGGGGCATCACGCCGCGCTTTGCCGCCTCTTCGGGCGCAAGGTCGTGATGAACGTGAACGGCCTCGACTGGACCCGCGCCAAATGGGGCCCCGTCGCGAGGTGGTATTTTCTGTCCGCAGCGCACTCGGCCGTTCGCTTCTGCAACGAGCTTGTGACCGACGCCGACGCGATGCGCGAATTCTACCGCGAGAGGTTCTCGAAAGAGACGACGATGATCGCCTACGGGGCGTACGTGGAATCGTCAGTGAATCCGGAAGTCGTCCGGCAGTTCGGCGTTGAGCCGGACGATTACTACCTCATCGCCAGCCGCCTTATTCCCGAGAACCACGCCGACTTTATCGCGGAGGCGTTTCTCGCATCCGGATCGCCGAAAAAGCTGCTGATCGCCGGGGGGGCGAACTACGACAGCCCGTTTCACCGCAAGCTGCGCACTCTCGCCGGCGACCGGGTGATTCTGGCGGGCCACATAGATGACCAGGCCGTGATCCGCGAGCTCCACTGCAACTGCTTCGCCTACCTGCACGGACACTCGGTGGGCGGCACCAATCCGTCGCTACTCAAGGCGATGGGATACGGTAACTGCATCCTCGCTCTCGACACGGTTTTCAACCGGGAAGCGCTTGCCGATGGCGGGATTTTCTTTCCGCGGGACGCCGAGGTTCTGGCGGGCATGATTCGCGATATCGAATCGGATCCTGCGCGTGTCGAAGCGCTGCGGCGCATGGGGCCCGAGCGCATCCGAGCCAACTACACGTGGGAGAAGATCGCGAACCAGTACGACGAGCTCTTTCGCGAAGTCGCCAGCCGATGA
- a CDS encoding capsule assembly Wzi family protein, translating into MPARVPQSKTWHARALVSAGRATAAVFPSFCLALIASPGVAVAQRATDSVSSVVTQWVTPLTLVGGQTADRIRLDQLHGRPDVSGYLIRSASSITPRPPSSRWWSAAVIAPEFYAVNNTALPFSINDGPVWAGVGTSSRILGGVQLAAGPLRLILAPELVREDNDYFLLRDTLRFYAPPVPRERRGGGYVFPWYALGPYSIDLPTRFGNKPIRRLDAGQSTAMIEYRGFATGVSNENQWWGPGIRNALVLSNNAAGFPHLFVRTGRPWRNRYGEIEARLLVGGLTESRYFDTTSTNNLRSLSAFAFTFRPNFEKNLVMGGSRAVYATSKGWDRIAGRLLDAFAATGRPNNRALADSALAPGGRDQIYSLFARWVFPNDGFEAYTEWARLEFPVSFRDLLVAPNHTQGFTLGLQYARPAMTTHGRFRLQAEATSVEQSATFRDRPQGSFYTSRRVIQGYTQMGQPIAAGIGPGASGQWLAADFIEPSWSFGIFAGRIRWNEDIHSTYGFAQYQGYCIHDVSVFPGARASAASRFGYISADVSFGNRLNAFFQEQSGCPKGNSTLDIRNRTISVTVGTFTSGRAW; encoded by the coding sequence TTGCCCGCACGCGTCCCACAATCTAAGACATGGCATGCGCGGGCGCTCGTGAGCGCCGGGCGCGCAACCGCCGCAGTTTTTCCTTCGTTCTGCCTCGCATTGATCGCCTCGCCCGGCGTCGCCGTCGCGCAGCGCGCGACGGACTCGGTGTCGAGCGTCGTCACGCAATGGGTCACGCCGCTCACACTCGTCGGCGGACAGACCGCGGATCGCATCCGGCTCGATCAGCTCCACGGCCGCCCGGACGTGAGCGGATATCTCATCCGCTCCGCGTCCTCCATCACACCGAGGCCACCGAGCTCGCGCTGGTGGAGCGCTGCCGTGATAGCGCCGGAATTCTACGCCGTGAACAACACCGCGCTGCCGTTCTCGATCAACGACGGCCCGGTCTGGGCGGGAGTGGGAACAAGCTCGCGAATTCTGGGCGGAGTGCAGCTCGCTGCCGGACCGTTGCGGCTGATTCTCGCGCCGGAACTGGTGCGCGAGGACAACGACTACTTCCTGCTTCGCGATACGCTGCGCTTCTACGCGCCGCCGGTTCCCAGGGAGCGACGCGGCGGTGGCTACGTGTTCCCGTGGTATGCGCTGGGACCGTACTCGATAGACCTGCCGACACGCTTCGGGAACAAGCCGATACGGCGCCTCGACGCCGGACAATCCACGGCAATGATCGAGTACCGTGGATTCGCTACCGGAGTGTCGAACGAGAATCAGTGGTGGGGGCCCGGCATTCGCAACGCGCTGGTCCTGAGCAACAACGCCGCCGGATTCCCGCATCTGTTCGTAAGAACCGGGCGGCCGTGGCGAAACCGGTACGGCGAGATCGAAGCCCGACTGCTCGTGGGCGGTCTTACCGAGTCGCGGTACTTCGACACCACGTCCACCAATAACCTGCGCTCCCTCAGCGCATTCGCGTTCACGTTCCGCCCGAACTTCGAGAAGAACCTCGTGATGGGGGGCTCGCGAGCGGTTTACGCCACGTCGAAGGGATGGGACAGAATCGCCGGCCGGCTCCTCGACGCTTTCGCGGCGACGGGGCGACCCAACAATCGCGCTCTTGCTGATTCCGCGCTTGCGCCGGGGGGACGCGACCAGATCTATTCGTTGTTCGCGCGATGGGTGTTTCCCAACGACGGTTTCGAGGCCTACACGGAGTGGGCCCGCCTCGAATTCCCGGTTTCGTTCCGCGACCTTCTCGTTGCGCCGAATCACACCCAGGGGTTCACGCTTGGTCTTCAGTACGCACGTCCGGCGATGACCACACACGGCCGGTTCCGCCTCCAGGCGGAGGCAACGTCGGTGGAGCAGAGCGCGACGTTCAGGGACCGACCCCAGGGGAGCTTCTACACGAGCCGGCGGGTGATTCAGGGATACACGCAAATGGGTCAGCCCATCGCGGCCGGAATCGGCCCGGGCGCCTCCGGTCAGTGGTTGGCCGCCGATTTCATCGAGCCTTCGTGGAGCTTCGGAATCTTTGCTGGCCGTATCCGGTGGAACGAGGATATCCACAGCACCTATGGGTTCGCGCAGTACCAGGGTTACTGTATCCATGACGTCAGCGTCTTTCCCGGGGCACGCGCGTCCGCCGCAAGCCGCTTCGGATATATTTCTGCCGACGTCTCCTTCGGGAACCGGCTGAATGCTTTTTTCCAGGAGCAGTCGGGATGTCCGAAGGGCAATTCGACGTTGGACATCCGCAACCGGACGATCAGTGTCACGGTCGGGACGTTCACTTCGGGTCGCGCGTGGTGA
- a CDS encoding NAD-dependent epimerase/dehydratase family protein: protein MKVFVSGAAGFLGSHLADAFIASNHQVVGCDNMIGGDLQNVPEGTEFEQADCADVAAMKRLTKNVDVIFHCAAIATEGLSVFSPALIGQHVYVNTAGILAAAATNEVKRFVHCSSMARYGNGPVPFVEDQPLQPVDPYGIAKYASELLVRNVGETHGMEYVIAVPHNIIGPRQKYDDPYRNVASIMINRMLQGKQPVIYGDGGQKRCFSFVQDCVNPLIKMGTLPGMSGEVINIGPDEEYVSIMELAGTIAELLDFRLDPIMVPDRPREVRYATCSADKARALLGYSTTVSLRDGLQSIIEWISAHGTKPFDYHLPIEIESPLVPKTWTSRLI from the coding sequence TTGAAAGTTTTTGTGAGCGGGGCCGCGGGTTTCCTGGGAAGTCATCTCGCCGATGCGTTCATCGCGAGCAATCACCAGGTCGTCGGCTGCGACAACATGATCGGCGGAGATCTGCAGAATGTCCCTGAGGGGACAGAGTTCGAGCAGGCGGACTGCGCCGACGTTGCGGCGATGAAGCGGCTGACGAAGAACGTGGACGTCATCTTCCATTGCGCGGCTATCGCCACCGAGGGATTGAGCGTTTTTTCCCCGGCGCTCATCGGCCAGCACGTCTATGTCAATACGGCCGGAATCCTCGCTGCGGCCGCGACCAACGAGGTGAAGCGCTTCGTCCATTGCTCGAGCATGGCGCGCTACGGCAACGGGCCGGTTCCGTTCGTCGAGGATCAGCCGCTGCAGCCGGTTGACCCGTATGGCATCGCCAAGTACGCCAGCGAGCTGCTCGTCAGGAACGTCGGCGAAACGCACGGGATGGAATACGTCATCGCGGTTCCGCACAACATCATCGGACCCAGGCAGAAGTACGACGATCCCTATCGCAATGTCGCCAGCATCATGATCAACCGGATGCTTCAGGGAAAGCAGCCCGTCATCTACGGCGACGGAGGCCAGAAGCGGTGCTTCTCTTTCGTCCAGGACTGCGTCAACCCGCTCATCAAGATGGGGACTCTTCCGGGGATGTCCGGCGAAGTGATCAACATCGGCCCCGACGAGGAATACGTGTCCATCATGGAGCTCGCCGGGACGATCGCCGAGCTGCTCGATTTCAGGCTGGATCCGATCATGGTGCCCGACCGGCCGCGCGAAGTGCGCTATGCCACATGCTCGGCCGACAAGGCGCGCGCGCTCCTCGGCTACAGCACGACGGTGAGTCTTCGCGACGGGCTTCAGAGCATCATCGAATGGATCTCCGCGCACGGCACCAAACCGTTCGACTATCACCTGCCCATCGAGATCGAATCTCCGCTCGTGCCGAAGACGTGGACCTCTCGCCTCATCTGA
- a CDS encoding lipopolysaccharide biosynthesis protein: MRVQLAWTALTELLVTISGILLLKLAISLLGPAGFGEYALSRRAIGLLYLPLVMGLGVAAPRYIAIARAGAMREYSESSFATATLTVGLLPALLVVLLLNLAPGWGAMVLFGTDSLSRLVPPATIALAGIALHSVVYAVYRGRSEMHFANAMQLVNLGVVPVSVFALSAHNAPAVLTATGTAWLVASGVALVHVLYRERNDWRGVASMKEHLRVLLRFGLPRVPGEFALVGLFAIPALIAVRQHGIVVAGQFSAAMSLLTMASGAFAPVGLVILPRASAQAAVGDMAGLRRLVLKILGGGILLATAGVVLGEILIPPFIHWYFGPAFAPAIPIFRACLTGAIPYVIYILMRSILDALDVKAVNSRNLIITLVVLIALCLPNSGIMWMSWSLVGSLVLLGALTLRDTYARLRARTPAAPSPISA, from the coding sequence ATGCGCGTGCAGCTCGCGTGGACAGCGCTCACCGAGCTGCTGGTGACCATCTCCGGAATCCTGCTGCTCAAGCTTGCGATTTCGCTGCTCGGGCCCGCCGGATTCGGGGAGTACGCGCTCAGCCGGAGAGCGATCGGGCTTCTGTACCTGCCGCTCGTCATGGGATTGGGCGTCGCAGCGCCACGCTACATCGCCATCGCGCGCGCGGGTGCGATGCGCGAATACTCCGAGAGCTCGTTCGCCACCGCGACTCTCACTGTCGGACTCCTCCCCGCCCTGCTTGTGGTGCTGCTTCTGAACCTCGCGCCCGGCTGGGGCGCCATGGTGCTGTTCGGGACCGACTCATTGTCGCGGCTGGTTCCCCCCGCTACAATCGCGCTCGCGGGAATCGCATTGCACAGCGTGGTGTACGCGGTGTATCGCGGCCGGTCGGAGATGCATTTCGCAAACGCCATGCAGCTCGTCAATCTCGGCGTCGTTCCCGTCTCCGTCTTCGCGCTGTCAGCGCACAATGCGCCCGCGGTGCTCACCGCGACGGGCACGGCGTGGCTCGTCGCGAGCGGCGTCGCTCTCGTTCACGTGCTGTATCGCGAGCGAAACGACTGGCGGGGCGTCGCCAGCATGAAGGAGCATCTGCGGGTGCTGCTCAGGTTCGGGCTGCCGAGGGTTCCCGGCGAGTTCGCGCTCGTCGGATTGTTCGCCATTCCGGCGCTCATCGCGGTGCGGCAGCATGGGATCGTCGTGGCGGGACAGTTCTCCGCGGCGATGTCGCTTCTCACGATGGCATCGGGAGCGTTCGCACCCGTCGGGCTGGTGATACTGCCGCGGGCGAGCGCGCAGGCCGCCGTCGGCGACATGGCAGGTCTCCGCCGCCTCGTGTTGAAGATTCTCGGAGGCGGTATATTGCTGGCCACTGCGGGGGTGGTGCTGGGAGAGATCCTGATTCCTCCCTTCATTCACTGGTACTTCGGGCCGGCGTTCGCTCCCGCCATTCCGATCTTTCGCGCTTGTCTCACAGGCGCGATTCCGTATGTCATCTACATCCTGATGCGCAGCATTCTCGACGCACTCGACGTCAAGGCGGTCAACAGCAGAAACCTGATCATCACGCTCGTCGTGCTGATCGCGCTCTGCCTGCCCAACTCCGGGATCATGTGGATGTCGTGGAGCCTCGTCGGATCGCTCGTGCTGCTGGGCGCACTGACGCTGAGGGACACCTACGCGCGACTCCGTGCGCGTACTCCCGCCGCGCCGTCTCCAATTTCCGCCTGA
- a CDS encoding flippase → MTLPSFGGRQSIARNTLLNFGGLSFPLLVGVAVMPIITRNLGATRFGLLGLTLALLEYSGLFDLGLGRATTKHVAERLATGDSEVSHLVVGSVVSQAAFGVLGGILFALAAPFLAHNVFVIPASMQAEAVSVFRILGALIPATLLLVSLRGVLEAAHRFDLSNAIRVPSSLVSFLIPAIASSHGYALPVIVGALFVSRIVFCTMMIFAVQRAIPSMRWRLPDDWSMLRPLLAFGGWMSVSNVVSPLLIYLDRFMLGAFVGLSAVGYYTAPFDGVIRMLIVPGSLVNALFPSISGMQAMGDRVGLKRIFSKAVRNMSLILAAPALVLMLFGPTLLHFWLGETFAQQGGLAVRILALGVFLNSLSHVPSSFIVALGRPDINAKFHAAELVMHVPLAWWLITMYGVPGAAAAWTIRVAIDATLLFLAAGRLLDSSVWHLLSPASAISARAQLPTHADT, encoded by the coding sequence TTGACCTTGCCATCGTTCGGCGGCCGGCAGTCCATCGCCCGCAATACGCTTCTGAATTTCGGCGGGCTGAGCTTCCCGCTGCTCGTTGGCGTCGCGGTGATGCCGATCATCACGCGGAATCTTGGCGCGACGAGATTCGGTCTTCTTGGACTGACGCTGGCGCTGCTCGAGTACTCCGGGCTGTTCGATCTCGGGCTTGGCCGCGCGACGACGAAGCATGTCGCCGAGCGACTCGCGACGGGCGACAGCGAGGTGTCGCACCTCGTCGTCGGGTCGGTGGTCAGCCAGGCCGCTTTCGGGGTGCTCGGCGGAATCCTCTTCGCTCTCGCTGCCCCGTTCCTCGCGCACAACGTGTTCGTCATTCCCGCCTCGATGCAGGCGGAAGCGGTCTCCGTATTTCGGATCCTTGGCGCGCTCATCCCGGCAACCCTCCTGCTGGTGAGCCTCCGCGGCGTGCTCGAGGCGGCACACCGCTTCGATCTGAGCAATGCCATCAGGGTGCCGAGCAGCCTGGTGTCGTTCCTCATTCCGGCGATCGCTTCGTCGCATGGCTACGCGCTGCCGGTGATCGTCGGGGCGCTGTTCGTCTCGCGAATTGTCTTCTGCACGATGATGATCTTCGCCGTGCAGCGCGCAATTCCGTCGATGCGATGGCGGCTGCCCGACGACTGGTCCATGCTGCGACCCCTGCTTGCATTCGGCGGATGGATGTCGGTGTCGAATGTGGTGAGCCCGCTGCTCATCTATCTCGATCGGTTCATGCTTGGCGCATTCGTCGGATTGTCGGCCGTCGGATACTACACCGCGCCGTTCGATGGCGTGATTCGCATGCTGATCGTTCCCGGCAGCCTGGTGAACGCGCTCTTTCCGTCAATCAGCGGGATGCAGGCGATGGGCGATCGCGTCGGTCTGAAGCGCATCTTCTCCAAGGCCGTGCGCAACATGTCGCTGATTCTGGCCGCGCCGGCGCTCGTGCTGATGCTGTTTGGTCCGACTCTGCTCCACTTCTGGCTCGGCGAGACATTCGCGCAGCAGGGTGGCCTTGCGGTGCGAATTCTGGCGCTCGGCGTGTTCCTGAATTCGCTGTCGCACGTTCCGTCGAGCTTCATCGTCGCGCTCGGCAGGCCCGACATCAACGCCAAGTTCCACGCTGCAGAGCTGGTGATGCACGTTCCCCTCGCATGGTGGCTTATCACGATGTATGGAGTACCCGGCGCGGCGGCCGCATGGACCATACGGGTGGCGATAGACGCGACGTTGCTGTTCCTTGCGGCCGGGCGCCTGCTGGACAGCTCCGTGTGGCACCTGCTGTCGCCTGCGTCCGCAATCTCCGCCAGGGCGCAGCTGCCCACGCATGCTGACACTTGA
- the rfbC gene encoding dTDP-4-dehydrorhamnose 3,5-epimerase, producing MIARPTPLPGVLVIEPRVFRDDRGFFTETFSTRALDGTGISATFVQDNHSRSTRGVLRGLHYQLDTPQGKLVHVARGRIFDVAVDIRVGSPTFGKWFGHELNDENLFSLWVPPGFAHGFCVMSDVADVIYKCTALFDAADDRGVAWDDARIAIDWPESNPIISPKDARFAGLSDDRTDLPRYS from the coding sequence ATGATCGCGAGGCCCACTCCGCTGCCTGGCGTTCTCGTGATCGAGCCCAGGGTATTCCGTGACGACAGGGGATTCTTCACCGAAACCTTCAGCACGCGCGCGCTGGATGGAACAGGAATCTCCGCGACTTTCGTTCAGGACAACCACAGCCGCTCGACGCGTGGCGTCCTGCGGGGACTGCACTATCAGCTCGACACGCCTCAGGGGAAGCTGGTGCACGTCGCGCGTGGGCGGATCTTCGACGTCGCAGTGGACATCCGCGTCGGCTCGCCGACGTTCGGCAAATGGTTCGGACACGAGCTGAACGACGAGAACCTGTTTTCGCTCTGGGTTCCACCGGGGTTCGCCCACGGCTTCTGTGTGATGTCGGATGTCGCGGACGTGATCTACAAGTGCACCGCGCTGTTCGATGCGGCCGACGATCGCGGCGTCGCGTGGGACGATGCGCGCATCGCGATAGACTGGCCCGAGTCGAACCCGATCATCTCTCCGAAAGACGCGCGCTTCGCCGGGCTGTCGGACGATCGCACCGATCTTCCGCGCTATTCCTGA
- a CDS encoding glycosyltransferase family 9 protein, giving the protein MARTWPVTTRKRLMLGAFDTIARPIASVLLRDSPRTGRRPEKILVLELWHMGDVVLATPALQRLREMYPGAHVTLLAKPHAEELLRGSGLVDEIITFEFPWTAMSGKYDLARYDRAAISSLVKRLRAGHFDISLDCRMDLRSNLLTRAARALRRVGYDFGGGGFLLTDALPAPPADRHKVDDWMALLEALVDKGMHVSPHIPEPRLTVASEEREEAGRLLAAHGIEPGEPLVGIHPGGSHDAKRWSADNFAVVGHALAGAHGARLLVFVDPDGCGSDLQLEGSALFLRTSIREMMALLTHCDLLLCNDSGPMHIAAALGVPVVAVFRTGNPSAYGPRGVNHTVVGQGAVWGSTSDVAVEDVLTAADSRLRTMRAGMRARAETGA; this is encoded by the coding sequence ATGGCGCGCACGTGGCCGGTAACCACGCGGAAGCGGCTGATGCTGGGCGCGTTCGACACCATTGCGCGCCCGATCGCGTCGGTCCTGCTCCGGGATTCGCCTCGCACGGGCAGGCGCCCTGAGAAAATCCTCGTGCTCGAGTTGTGGCACATGGGCGACGTCGTCCTCGCTACGCCGGCGCTCCAGCGGCTGCGCGAAATGTATCCCGGCGCGCACGTCACTCTTCTCGCCAAGCCGCACGCCGAAGAGCTGCTTCGCGGCAGCGGTCTGGTGGACGAGATCATCACGTTCGAGTTTCCGTGGACGGCGATGTCGGGGAAATACGATCTGGCACGATACGACCGCGCCGCGATTTCATCCCTCGTGAAGCGACTCCGCGCCGGGCATTTCGACATCTCCCTCGACTGCCGGATGGATCTGCGGAGCAATCTCCTGACCCGCGCCGCGAGAGCGCTACGGCGCGTTGGATACGACTTCGGCGGCGGCGGATTTCTCCTCACTGACGCTCTCCCGGCTCCGCCTGCCGATCGCCACAAGGTGGACGACTGGATGGCGCTTCTCGAGGCACTCGTTGATAAGGGAATGCACGTGTCGCCTCACATACCCGAGCCGCGGCTCACGGTCGCGAGTGAGGAGCGCGAGGAAGCGGGTAGACTTCTGGCCGCGCACGGGATCGAGCCGGGCGAGCCCCTCGTGGGGATCCATCCCGGCGGAAGTCATGACGCGAAGCGGTGGTCGGCTGATAACTTTGCGGTAGTTGGACATGCGCTGGCCGGCGCTCACGGCGCCAGGCTGCTCGTCTTCGTGGACCCCGACGGTTGCGGCAGCGACCTGCAGCTCGAAGGGAGCGCGTTGTTCCTTCGCACATCCATAAGAGAGATGATGGCCCTGCTCACGCATTGCGATCTACTGCTCTGCAACGACAGTGGGCCGATGCACATTGCCGCTGCGCTTGGCGTTCCCGTGGTGGCGGTATTCAGGACGGGGAATCCGTCGGCGTACGGTCCGCGCGGAGTCAATCACACGGTCGTTGGGCAGGGGGCCGTGTGGGGCAGCACTTCGGACGTGGCGGTCGAGGACGTGCTCACCGCGGCTGATTCCCGTCTGCGGACAATGAGAGCAGGCATGCGCGCCCGCGCGGAGACGGGCGCTTGA
- the rfbA gene encoding glucose-1-phosphate thymidylyltransferase RfbA, whose amino-acid sequence MNRKGIILAGGSGSRLWPSTRVVCKQLVPVYDKPMIYYPLTTLMLAGIREILVISTPADTPRFRELLGDGSQLGIQLSYAVQERPEGLAQAFIIGADFLGDSPAALVLGDNLFFGHGLSEQLQRVAATTDGATIFAYHVKDPERYGVVDFDESGRARSIEEKPAAPKSPYAVVGLYFYDNDVVQIARSLAPSPRGELEITDVNRHYLTRGDLRVETLGRGMAWLDTGTHEALLAASNFVAVVEARQGLKIGSPEETAFRMGYIDAAALGDLARRMGSSSYGEYLLSLLDPANPGR is encoded by the coding sequence ATGAATAGAAAGGGAATCATTCTCGCCGGCGGCTCGGGCTCGCGCCTGTGGCCGTCAACGCGCGTCGTGTGCAAGCAGCTCGTGCCGGTGTACGACAAGCCGATGATCTACTATCCACTCACGACGCTGATGCTGGCGGGCATCCGTGAGATCCTGGTCATCAGCACGCCGGCGGACACGCCGCGATTCCGCGAGCTGCTTGGAGACGGGTCGCAGCTCGGGATTCAGCTCTCCTACGCCGTGCAGGAGCGTCCGGAAGGGCTTGCCCAGGCATTCATCATCGGCGCGGACTTTCTTGGCGACAGCCCTGCGGCGCTCGTGCTCGGAGACAATCTGTTCTTCGGACACGGTCTGTCCGAACAACTGCAACGTGTTGCGGCTACAACAGATGGGGCCACTATCTTCGCGTATCACGTGAAGGACCCGGAGCGGTACGGCGTGGTGGATTTCGACGAGAGCGGCCGCGCCAGAAGCATCGAGGAAAAGCCGGCGGCGCCGAAATCTCCGTATGCCGTCGTCGGCCTCTATTTCTACGACAATGACGTCGTGCAGATCGCGCGCTCACTTGCGCCGTCGCCGCGCGGAGAGCTCGAGATCACCGACGTCAACAGGCACTATCTCACCCGCGGCGACCTGCGAGTCGAGACCCTCGGCCGCGGGATGGCGTGGCTCGACACAGGAACACACGAGGCGTTGCTCGCGGCGTCGAATTTCGTGGCGGTGGTGGAAGCGCGTCAGGGTCTCAAGATCGGATCGCCCGAAGAGACTGCGTTCCGCATGGGATACATAGACGCCGCGGCGCTGGGCGACCTGGCGCGGCGGATGGGCTCGAGCAGTTACGGCGAATACCTGCTGTCGCTTCTCGATCCGGCGAACCCCGGGCGATGA